A single region of the Microtus ochrogaster isolate Prairie Vole_2 chromosome 2, MicOch1.0, whole genome shotgun sequence genome encodes:
- the Cpox gene encoding oxygen-dependent coproporphyrinogen-III oxidase, mitochondrial isoform X2 produces MALRLARLGSGPGWHALRSDYGQLRAWSPRGASARVRQLPGTAGTQSRRGLGHGPSAGGGSWLGTGLAAALAGLAGLAAAAFGHVQRAEMVPKSSGARSPSPGRREEDGDELARRCSAFMSSPVTDVRELRKRPEDMKTKMELMIMDIQAQVCRALAQVDGVADFSVDRWERKEGGGGITCVLQDGRVFEKAGVSISVVHGNLSEEAANQMRSRGMSLTRKDGKLPFTAMGVSSVIHPKNPYAPTMHFNYRYFEVEESDGGTHWWFGGGCDLTPTYLNQEDAVHFHRTLKEACDKHGPDIYPKFKKWCDDYFYIVHRGERRGIGGIFFDDLNVPSKEEAFRLVKSCAEAVVPSYVPIVKKHCDDSFTPQDKLWQQLRRGRIENRQVIQPAQVSVIT; encoded by the exons ATGGCCTTGCGACTGGCCCGGCTGGGCTCTGGCCCCGGCTGGCACGCGCTGCGGAGCGACTATGGCCAGCTGCGCGCTTGGTCCCCGCGCGGCGCGTCCGCCCGCGTCCGCCAGCTGCCTGGCACCGCCGGTACCCAGTCCCGCCGCGGGCTGGGCCACGGCCCCTCGGCTGGAGGCGGGTCCTGGTTGGGGACCGGGCTGGCCGCGGCGCTGGCGGGGTTGGCAGGACTGGCAGCCGCCGCCTTCGGGCACGTGCAGCGGGCGGAGATGGTGCCCAAGAGCTCGGGGGCGCGAAGCCCCTCGCCTGGACGGCGGGAGGAGGACGGTGACGAACTGGCCCGCCGCTGCAGCGCTTTCATGAGCTCGCCGGTGACCGACGTGCGTGAGCTGCGGAAGAGACCCGAGGACATGAAGACCAAGATGGAGCTGATGATCATGGATATCCAGGCCCAGGTGTGTCGGGCTTTGGCCCAAGTAGACGGAGTCGCTGACTTCTCTGTGGACcgatgggagaggaaggaag GGGGTGGTGGCATCACCTGTGTGCTTCAGGATGGCCGTGTGTTTGAAAAGGCTGGGGTCAGCATTTCTGTTGTTCATGGGAATCTCTCGGAGGAAGCAGCAAACCAGATGCGAAGCAGAGGAATGTCCCTGACGAGGAAGGATG GTAAACTGCCATTTACTGCTATGGGTGTAAGCTCTGTGATTCACCCCAAGAATCCCTATGCACCCACTATGCATTTCAACTACAGATACTTTGAAGTAGAAGAATCTGATG GTGGTACCCACTGGTGGTTTGGGGGTGGATGTGACCTCACGCCAACATACTTGAACCAAGAGGATGCTGTTCATTTTCACCGCACTCTGAAGGAAGCTTGTGATAAGCATGGGCCAGATATCtaccccaaatttaaaaaatg GTGTGATGACTACTTCTATATAGTGCATCGTGGAGAGCGGAGGGGCATCGGAGGCATCTTTTTCGATGATCTCAATGTTCCATCCAAGGAGGAAGCATTCCGCCTAGTTAAGTCGTGTGCTGAAGCTGTGGTTCCTTCCTATGTCCCCATTGTGAAAAAGCACTGTGACGACTCATTCACCCCCCAGGATAAGCTGTGGCAGCAGCTTAGGAGAGGACG GATTGAAAATCGCCAAGTTATCCAGCCAGCCCAAGTGTCTGTGATCACATGA
- the Cpox gene encoding oxygen-dependent coproporphyrinogen-III oxidase, mitochondrial isoform X1 produces the protein MALRLARLGSGPGWHALRSDYGQLRAWSPRGASARVRQLPGTAGTQSRRGLGHGPSAGGGSWLGTGLAAALAGLAGLAAAAFGHVQRAEMVPKSSGARSPSPGRREEDGDELARRCSAFMSSPVTDVRELRKRPEDMKTKMELMIMDIQAQVCRALAQVDGVADFSVDRWERKEGGGGITCVLQDGRVFEKAGVSISVVHGNLSEEAANQMRSRGMSLTRKDGKLPFTAMGVSSVIHPKNPYAPTMHFNYRYFEVEESDGGTHWWFGGGCDLTPTYLNQEDAVHFHRTLKEACDKHGPDIYPKFKKWCDDYFYIVHRGERRGIGGIFFDDLNVPSKEEAFRLVKSCAEAVVPSYVPIVKKHCDDSFTPQDKLWQQLRRGRYVEFNLVYDRGTKFGLFTPGSRIESILMSLPLTARWEYMHSPPENSKEAEILEVLRHPKDWVH, from the exons ATGGCCTTGCGACTGGCCCGGCTGGGCTCTGGCCCCGGCTGGCACGCGCTGCGGAGCGACTATGGCCAGCTGCGCGCTTGGTCCCCGCGCGGCGCGTCCGCCCGCGTCCGCCAGCTGCCTGGCACCGCCGGTACCCAGTCCCGCCGCGGGCTGGGCCACGGCCCCTCGGCTGGAGGCGGGTCCTGGTTGGGGACCGGGCTGGCCGCGGCGCTGGCGGGGTTGGCAGGACTGGCAGCCGCCGCCTTCGGGCACGTGCAGCGGGCGGAGATGGTGCCCAAGAGCTCGGGGGCGCGAAGCCCCTCGCCTGGACGGCGGGAGGAGGACGGTGACGAACTGGCCCGCCGCTGCAGCGCTTTCATGAGCTCGCCGGTGACCGACGTGCGTGAGCTGCGGAAGAGACCCGAGGACATGAAGACCAAGATGGAGCTGATGATCATGGATATCCAGGCCCAGGTGTGTCGGGCTTTGGCCCAAGTAGACGGAGTCGCTGACTTCTCTGTGGACcgatgggagaggaaggaag GGGGTGGTGGCATCACCTGTGTGCTTCAGGATGGCCGTGTGTTTGAAAAGGCTGGGGTCAGCATTTCTGTTGTTCATGGGAATCTCTCGGAGGAAGCAGCAAACCAGATGCGAAGCAGAGGAATGTCCCTGACGAGGAAGGATG GTAAACTGCCATTTACTGCTATGGGTGTAAGCTCTGTGATTCACCCCAAGAATCCCTATGCACCCACTATGCATTTCAACTACAGATACTTTGAAGTAGAAGAATCTGATG GTGGTACCCACTGGTGGTTTGGGGGTGGATGTGACCTCACGCCAACATACTTGAACCAAGAGGATGCTGTTCATTTTCACCGCACTCTGAAGGAAGCTTGTGATAAGCATGGGCCAGATATCtaccccaaatttaaaaaatg GTGTGATGACTACTTCTATATAGTGCATCGTGGAGAGCGGAGGGGCATCGGAGGCATCTTTTTCGATGATCTCAATGTTCCATCCAAGGAGGAAGCATTCCGCCTAGTTAAGTCGTGTGCTGAAGCTGTGGTTCCTTCCTATGTCCCCATTGTGAAAAAGCACTGTGACGACTCATTCACCCCCCAGGATAAGCTGTGGCAGCAGCTTAGGAGAGGACG GTACGTAGAGTTTAATCTGGTGTATGATCGGGGCACCAAGTTTGGCCTCTTTACTCCGGGATCCAGGATCGAAAGTATCTTGATGTCTTTACCTCTAACGGCTCG GTGGGAGTACATGCATTCGCCCCCAGAGAATTCCAAGGAAGCCGAAATTCTGGAAGTACTGCGCCATCCGAAGGACTGGGTACATTGA